The following DNA comes from Nocardia sp. XZ_19_385.
TGTTCGATCGCCGCCCAGGACCGTGAAGTCTTGGTGGGGCAGAACAGGATCAGCGGCGGGTCCAGCGAGAGCGCGGCGAAAGATTGGCACGCGAAGCCGACCGGCGCCTTCTCCTCGTCGAAGGTGGTGATGACGGTGATACCGGTGCAGAACTGCCCCAGCACATTTCGGAACGCGCGGGCATCGATCGCCGGCACCTCCTCGGGTGCTGCCTCACTCATTGCTGTCGGGCCTGAATCGAGAAGTCGTGACCCCACAGGCTCACCGCCGTGGACTCCCGGGCGATCCAGGACAGATCGTCTTCGACTTCGAGTCCTTCGGTACCGAATTCGATATCGAATCCACCCGGCGTCTTCATGTAGAACGACAGCATCTTGTCGTTGATGTGCCGTCCGAGCGTGGCCGACATCTTCACCTTCTTGCGCAGCGCGCGATCCAGGCAGAGGCCGACATCGTCGGAGTTCTCCACCTCGACCATCAGGTGCACGATGCCGGTCGGGTTCGGCATGGGCAGGAACGCCAGCGAGTGGTGCCGCGGGTTGCAGCCGTAGAAGCGCAGCCAGGCCGGATCCCCGTCGGCCGGGCGGCCCACGAACTGCGGTGGCAGCCGCATCGAATCCCGCAGCCGGAAACCGAGGACGCCCTGGTAGAACTCCTGCGCCGCGGCATCATCGGTGCAGGTCAGCACGACATGGCCGAGGCCCTGCTCGGCGGTGACGAACCTGTGGCCGTAAGGGCTGACGAACCGCTTGGCGACGTACTGCGCACCGTAGAACGCCTCGAGCACGTTGCCGGATGGATCCTCGAACCGGATCATGCCCTCGACGCGACGGTCGGTGAGCTCTTCCTTGGTGGCCTCTTTGAAGGCCACGCCGGCCTCGGACAGCCGCTCCCGAAGCTCTTGCAGCCCACCGGCATTGGTGACCTCCCAGCCGGACACCTGCAACCGGTCCTTTTCACCCGGCACGATCACCAGCCGGGCGGGGAACTCGTCCATACGCAGGTAGAGGGCGTTCGGGTCGGGACCCGGCGCCTCCATCATGCCGAGCACCTTCAGGCCGTACTCGCGCCAAGCCGCCATGTCGGTGGCCTCGATGCGCATGTAGCCGAGTGCACGAATGCTCATGATTACTTCTCCTTGCGGGATCCGGCGAGGAAATCGGTTGCGAGCCGGTTGAATTCGTCGAACTTTTCCAGCTGTGCCCAGTGGCCGCAACCACCGAACACGTGCAACTGCACCCGCGGGATCATCTTGGTCGCCACGATCGCGCCGTCCAGCGGATTGACCCGATCTTCCCGGCCCCAGATCAACAGCACCGGCTGACGCAGCTTGTACGCCTCGCGCCAGAGCATGCCGAGCTCGAAGTCCGGTCCGGAGAAC
Coding sequences within:
- the hsaC gene encoding iron-dependent extradiol dioxygenase HsaC, with translation MSIRALGYMRIEATDMAAWREYGLKVLGMMEAPGPDPNALYLRMDEFPARLVIVPGEKDRLQVSGWEVTNAGGLQELRERLSEAGVAFKEATKEELTDRRVEGMIRFEDPSGNVLEAFYGAQYVAKRFVSPYGHRFVTAEQGLGHVVLTCTDDAAAQEFYQGVLGFRLRDSMRLPPQFVGRPADGDPAWLRFYGCNPRHHSLAFLPMPNPTGIVHLMVEVENSDDVGLCLDRALRKKVKMSATLGRHINDKMLSFYMKTPGGFDIEFGTEGLEVEDDLSWIARESTAVSLWGHDFSIQARQQ